DNA sequence from the Methanolobus sp. ZRKC5 genome:
CTTCCCTAAACTCTGCTACACTTGCAACATCTTTTTTTAATTTATCGAAACGTAGCTCTCCTCTGTCCATAATGAGCATGCGGTCACATAACTCAAAAGCTCTTTCAATATTATGGGTAATCATTATCCGGGTTACATCTGAATTTCCAGTATTCATGAGGACACGTTCAAAATTTGCAGCCGCATGCTGGTCAAGACCAGTGTAGGGTTCATCCATCAGCAGAATTTCAGGACGATGTAACAGGGCTCGTGCAATTGAAAGCCTCTGTTTCATTCCCCGTGAAAATGAGCCGGCTCTCTCGTCAGCACGCTGAAGGAGATTGACACTCTTCAGGATCTCGTCAATCCTTTCATCGATCATACTTTTTTCAATACCGTACATACGTGAGAAAAAAATCAGATTTTCCCTTGCTGTAAGCTCATCATAGAGATATGTTTCGTGGGAAATTGCGCCTATCATCCCCCTGATTTTAGAAGGGTCTTTTTTGTTGTCAATCCCATTGATCAGCACATTTCCCCTGGTAGGTTCAATAATTGTGGATATCACCTTAAGAAGAGTGGTCTTCCCTGCACCGTTTGGACCAAATATGGCAACAAATTCACCTTTTCCAATCTCAAGGTGAATATTATTCAGTGCCTTTCTATGACCAAAGCTCTTCGAAAGACCGTTTATTGAGATGATACTATCCATTGGAGCTATATTTATGGCTTATGTAGATTAACGTTTTGTCCTGAAAATAATTATTCAGAAAGAAAAATGAAAAAGATGATACAATTATCATCTCTCAAAGGCAGGTCCGCCAACATCTGCATTATTACTATATCCCACACTTTCCCAGTAACCTTTGTAGGGTTCATCAGTGACCTCAATGGCTGTTATCCATTTGGCCCATTTGTAACCATATTTTACTTCTGCAACGAGCTGAAGAGGAAATCCCCTGTCTGCAGGCAATACGATATCATTGAGCTCATAAGCCAGCATAATGTCGTTTACCACAAGGTAATCAAGTTCAAGTCCTGTGGAGTAGCCATCAGCTGAATAAAAAATAACGGTGGTTGCACTACTATCGATGCCGGTTTCATTAAACAGCGTATTCAAAGTCACACCTGTCCATTTCGCATCGAATCCCCAACCCTCAACGCAATCCATACGCACGAATCTTGTTTCTGAAGGATAAGCAACTAACTGGTCATAGGTAAAATTAAGAGGTTCGTCTACCAGTCCATAGACACGGAGTTCATACGTGTCCTGATCTATGTACTGGGTACCTTCAATGCCATTGTTACGTTGCTTTGAGATGGGAGTGAGTTCCATCCCCTCAAACTCCGTTGCTTCTCCAGAAATATTGATCTCTTCCCGAGAGTCCTCCAGACAACCAGATGTAAGCATAAATAAGAAGAAAATGGAAATGGATGAAATTAATACAACTCTTGAAGCCATCCTATCAATCATCTGGCAACCTCCTGCCTATTAGATATTAGCCAAAAGTTCAAGCCCTTTGTCACTTAAAAAATACTTGTCTTCGCTGATATTCAGAAACTCCCCGTTTATCAGGAATTCAGTATGGTACTTAAAGACTTTCTCATCAAGTCCTGAACTTTCAAGAAGGTTCGCCTTTGTGGCTCCAAAAGCCCCTATTTCTTTTATGAGTTGTCTTCTTACCGGATGTGAAGCTGCTTTATGTATTACCTCATGCTCAGCTTTTACACGTTCCCTTTCAGAAGGTCTTGCAATTATCAAATCATCTAATTCATCGTCATCCAGCATTGTCCAACTCCTCCTAAAATTAACTATAAAAGTACAATATTAAAAGTATTGTGCCAGATGGAACTGAAAATAAAAGAATAAAATGTAACTATTCAGCCTACCACAATTAGCCTATTGATACTGATTTAATCAAAACGGAGATGTTTGCTCACTAACAACCTAAGAATCAAAAAAGCAATCAATGGCAACAATCAAAATTAATGATCCTAATAAAATGTAGGTCTCAACTTTTTGTCAAGATTGCTATTGATAGTGTTTTTATCAGGCTGAATAGTTACAATAAAATTAAGGTAACTATTCAGCCTGGCACGATTTGCCTATTGGTACTGATTTCATCGAAATAGAGATGTCTGCTCACTAACAATCTAACAATCAAAAAAGCAATCAATAGCAACAATCAAAATAAATGATCCTAATGAAATTTACGTTTCAACTTTTTGTCAAGATTGTTATTGATAGCGTTTTTATCAGGCTGAATAGTTACAAATTAAGATTAAAAATAAAATTGGATGCTTGCTTTCTTTAAAGAAAATATAAATGCTGGCGTGTTGAAAGCAAACAAGTTATTAATGCAAGAAGATGCATTTATCTGAGGGGATCGTTGTTACCAGCATCCATATTAATGTGATAAAGCCACTGATCTATCTGTATTAGAAACATGTGCAAACTCCATTTCAGGGTGCTTATGTGACTCTTTTATTATTAAACCAGGATCTGCAGGCAAGAATGTGAGTTTTCCGTCCTTGTACCTCATTGGAGAACCAATAGCTTTGTAATATTCATTCTTAAGGCTCTGTATTGCAGCTATCACTGTTTCATTATCATACTTAGAGTTACCAAGATTTGCAAATGCTACCCCCAGCAACACATTGTTTGCGTGCAGGGCAAGATGCAGATGCCATGTATCCTTGTTAACGAATTCATGGATTTTAATATCCATAACCATATTGCTTTCATTTTCCCTCAAAATAACAATCTCCTTATATTGACTGTAATTGAAAGAAATTGTGAACTTATATATAAGGAGTTTGTATGTATTTTTAGAAAGATGTACACGAATAGAATCAACGT
Encoded proteins:
- a CDS encoding ABC transporter ATP-binding protein, producing MDSIISINGLSKSFGHRKALNNIHLEIGKGEFVAIFGPNGAGKTTLLKVISTIIEPTRGNVLINGIDNKKDPSKIRGMIGAISHETYLYDELTARENLIFFSRMYGIEKSMIDERIDEILKSVNLLQRADERAGSFSRGMKQRLSIARALLHRPEILLMDEPYTGLDQHAAANFERVLMNTGNSDVTRIMITHNIERAFELCDRMLIMDRGELRFDKLKKDVASVAEFREEYLSIVEKDMDVEGTSNF
- a CDS encoding molybdopterin-dependent oxidoreductase encodes the protein MIDRMASRVVLISSISIFFLFMLTSGCLEDSREEINISGEATEFEGMELTPISKQRNNGIEGTQYIDQDTYELRVYGLVDEPLNFTYDQLVAYPSETRFVRMDCVEGWGFDAKWTGVTLNTLFNETGIDSSATTVIFYSADGYSTGLELDYLVVNDIMLAYELNDIVLPADRGFPLQLVAEVKYGYKWAKWITAIEVTDEPYKGYWESVGYSNNADVGGPAFER